The genomic DNA TTGACAGTGCAATGTTGTTCAGACTAAAAAAAGAGCTTCTTGCTGCTACAAAAAAAAATCTATCGGAGCAAAAAGCAGATATATTTGATAAGGGCATGGTACACAATTGTATGCTACATGGAGAAAGCATGCTGGCTCTTCTTGATAACCCCCAAATATACCACTACGTTACGTCTTTATTTGACACTAATGCAATATTATACGCTTATCAATCATCAACTTTAATGCCTCACCAAAGTAACTATGGTACACGTATACATGTAGATAGCCCTAGATTCATAAATAATTACTTAACGAATATTGGCCTAATAATTCCATTGGATGACTTCACTGAAGAAAATGGAGCAACCTATTACCTACCAGGGTCCCACTTAAACGAGAAATTACCTGATGAAGAATACTTTCGCAAGAATGCAAAACGGGCAATATGTAAAAAAGGTAACTTAATCATTTTTAACGCTCGCCTAGTGCATGCAGCAGGCACTAACAACAGCAATCAAGAACGCTGTGCTTTAACTATGAACTTTTGTCGCTCTTATATGAGACAGAGATTCGACTTTCCCAGACTAGTACCAAATGAAATAATTAACAAGCTTGGTAATAACGGACGCCAGTTTCTCGGTATGAATGTAAGGATGCCTACTTCTCTAGAAGAATTCTACCTTCCAGAAGAACAGAGATTATATAAGCCAAATCAAGGGTAATATGAAAAAGCTAATAATATTTGGAGCCGGCGATTTAGCACGACTAGTCAGCTTTTACATAGAAGAGTTAAATGAAACTAAAATTATTGCCTATAGCGTAGACGACAAATATTACACTAGCGAAACATACTTAGGTAAACCTTTAATCCCATACAGTAGGATTAAAAGGTATGCTGGCACACTAAACACTCCACCACTATTGGTTACAATAGGCTATGCAGATATGAAGGCTAGAGAAACTATTTTTAAAAGAATTAAAAATGATGGTTTCACAACCACCAATTTTATTGGATCTAAACTAGCAAAAACGTGTAAATTAGGCACAAACAACATTATCCTTCCGAATGTACAAATAGAGCCCTTCACAGAGATTGGGGATAACAACATATTTTGGAATGGGTCACATGTTTGTCATGACGCTAGTATAAATAGCCATAATTTTTTTGCGGCCAACTCACTTATAGGAGGAAATGTTATAATAAAGAACGGCTGCTTCATAGCATTCAATTCAACTGTAATTCAAAATGTAACAGTAGAAGATGATACCTTACTTGGAGCAGGAGCAGTACTAACCGAATCAAACAAAAAAAACAGAAAATATTTAGGCTGCCCAGCTAAAGAAGTTGGAAAAAACACGAGAGGTATTAAATTATGATTCGAGTATCTATTCTTCAAACCAATTACATACCATGGCTAGGGTATTTTTACCTAATATCTAGATCTAATATCTTTGTAACTTACGACATTGTGCAGTATACAAAAAATGACTGGAGAAATAGAAACATAATTCGTACAACTAACGGCCCTCAATGGTTGACCGTTCCTATACATAAAACCAAATTAAGTGATAATATAAATACAGTGACCATATCAAACTCTTATTGGATGAGAAAGCACTGGATGAGCATTGAACAAAATTATAGCAAGTCCCCTTTTTTTGAAGAAACTTATTCTAATTTCAAAAAAATCTACAATAAGAACTGGGAATTTCTGTCAGACTTAAACAATGCGTTAATAAGGGAAGTAATGAAATGTCTAGAAATAAAAACGAAAGTAGTGAACGCAGAGTCTTTAGCCCCTATAGGTGGCAAGAATGAGAGGATACTAGACATATGCAATAAATTAAATGCAACTACCTATATAACAGGCCCTGCAGCAAAATCATACCTAAACAAAGAAACATTCGAAGACAATGATATAAATATAGAGTGGATAGATTATTCAACAATACTCAGAAAATTTGAGGGTAGATACTCCGTTTTAGACACCATATTCAACAACCTTAATGATGCAAAGCTAATTATTAATCACCTAGAGCCATCAAAGTAGAGCCTAACTCTAGAAATAACTTTTTCTACATCCTGCTGCCGCATATTATAAAACAAAGGCAAACGAACCAACGTATCACTAATATTGGTTGTATTAATATCCTCTCCCCAAAAACTGCCATATTTTCTCCCAGCTATAGAAGAATGAAGAGGGACATAATGAAAAACAGCGCATATACCGACGACATCTAAAAAGTTTATAAAATCATCTCGTAATTCTTTACAACTTAATCGAATAAAATATATATGAGCATTATGTTTGCATTCACTAGGTACTTCAGGAAGAATAACATTCCATCGTTTTTTTTCTGGGCGAAAAGCTCGATCATAACTATTCCATATACTCATTCTCTTTGCAGTTATCGCATCTAATTTTTGCAATTGCCCCCATAGATACGCGGACTGCAACTCACACGGCAAATAGCTACTTCCGATATCTACCCATGTATACTTCCCTACATCACCTCTTAAATATTGAGAGCGATTAGTTCCTTTCTCCCTAATGATTTCTGCTCGGGATTTCAAAGAGGCATCATTTATAATCAACACCCCTCCTTCACCACCACTGGTAATATTTTTTGTTTCATGAAAACTATAGGCTGCCAAATGTCCGAAACTACCCAATGGCTTACTTCTATAATAGCTTCCTATTGCTTGGGCAGCATCTTCAAGAAGATATATTCCATGTTCATCAGCAATCATAGCTAATTTATTCATATTACAAGAAAGCCCAGCATAATGAACGGCTACAATTGCCTTTGTCTTTTTAGTTATTGCTTTTTCGAGATGGCGTATATCCAAATTTAGTGTATGTGGATCTACGTCAACAAAAATAATTTTTGCACCTCTCAATACAAAAGCATTAGCTGTCGATACAAAAGTATAAGAAGGTATTATTACTTCATCACCTGGGGATATATC from Agarivorans gilvus includes the following:
- the rffA gene encoding dTDP-4-amino-4,6-dideoxygalactose transaminase, translated to MIPFNRPAVTGNEIAYISKAIASDKISGDGMYAKKCEGWFEQSTSCEKALLTPSCTHALEMMALLIDISPGDEVIIPSYTFVSTANAFVLRGAKIIFVDVDPHTLNLDIRHLEKAITKKTKAIVAVHYAGLSCNMNKLAMIADEHGIYLLEDAAQAIGSYYRSKPLGSFGHLAAYSFHETKNITSGGEGGVLIINDASLKSRAEIIREKGTNRSQYLRGDVGKYTWVDIGSSYLPCELQSAYLWGQLQKLDAITAKRMSIWNSYDRAFRPEKKRWNVILPEVPSECKHNAHIYFIRLSCKELRDDFINFLDVVGICAVFHYVPLHSSIAGRKYGSFWGEDINTTNISDTLVRLPLFYNMRQQDVEKVISRVRLYFDGSR
- a CDS encoding WbqC family protein, translated to MIRVSILQTNYIPWLGYFYLISRSNIFVTYDIVQYTKNDWRNRNIIRTTNGPQWLTVPIHKTKLSDNINTVTISNSYWMRKHWMSIEQNYSKSPFFEETYSNFKKIYNKNWEFLSDLNNALIREVMKCLEIKTKVVNAESLAPIGGKNERILDICNKLNATTYITGPAAKSYLNKETFEDNDINIEWIDYSTILRKFEGRYSVLDTIFNNLNDAKLIINHLEPSK
- a CDS encoding phytanoyl-CoA dioxygenase family protein, encoding MKENFKKNGIVIIPNVFDSAMLFRLKKELLAATKKNLSEQKADIFDKGMVHNCMLHGESMLALLDNPQIYHYVTSLFDTNAILYAYQSSTLMPHQSNYGTRIHVDSPRFINNYLTNIGLIIPLDDFTEENGATYYLPGSHLNEKLPDEEYFRKNAKRAICKKGNLIIFNARLVHAAGTNNSNQERCALTMNFCRSYMRQRFDFPRLVPNEIINKLGNNGRQFLGMNVRMPTSLEEFYLPEEQRLYKPNQG
- a CDS encoding acetyltransferase, whose translation is MKKLIIFGAGDLARLVSFYIEELNETKIIAYSVDDKYYTSETYLGKPLIPYSRIKRYAGTLNTPPLLVTIGYADMKARETIFKRIKNDGFTTTNFIGSKLAKTCKLGTNNIILPNVQIEPFTEIGDNNIFWNGSHVCHDASINSHNFFAANSLIGGNVIIKNGCFIAFNSTVIQNVTVEDDTLLGAGAVLTESNKKNRKYLGCPAKEVGKNTRGIKL